In Thermococcus chitonophagus, the genomic stretch CAGCCTTAACATAACCCACTGGGGTAGAGTAATAAACACGAAGATCCTCAACCCTAAGCATACTCATCCTCACTCCCTCCTCAAACGAGGATTAAACACCTCATCCAACCCCGTATTGATGAGGTAAAGCCCAGTGATCAAGATAGCTATGACCAATCCTGGAGGTATCGCCCACCACCAGTAACCGAGGTTTATTGCATTCCAAAGCACGGCCTGTTGTAGCATAATTCCCAAAGACATTCCCCTAGTTGGCCCCAGACCTATGAAGTCAAGGCCAACTGCAGCTAGAATAGCCCCACCGAATTGGAGGATAAAAACCATAAAGATGTATGAGATCATGTTTGGCATTATTTCCTCAAAGATTATCTTAAAGTCAGATAAGCCTGCCAATTTAGCTAGATCAACGAATTCTCTTCTTTTGAGGGAGAGTGTTTGAGCTCTTACAGCTCTCGCGGTCCAGGGCCATGCTGTTAGGCCTATGATTACGCTCTCAATCCCAACTCCTCTGTACGGAAGGTAAGCGGCTATAATTATTAAGAGGGCCATTGTGGGAATTACAAGCATTATGTTGGTTATCATCATCAAGAGCTCATCTATCCATCCTCCCTTGTAACCCGCAATGAAACCCATTAACAGTCCAATTATGGTAGCTAAACCACCCGCGAATAACCCTATAAAAAGGGAGGATCTCAAACCGTAGACCAACTGGGCGAATATATCTCTTCCAAAACTGTCAGTTCCCAGGTAATGTTTAACCTTAACAACGCCGTCCGGTGTGTATATCTCCCCAATCTCCCCAGGCTTTAGGGCAGGCAGTGAGGGCTTTGGAGCTATTTTATTCCCAAACT encodes the following:
- a CDS encoding ABC transporter permease: MKFTGETLRIAWRNRKFKVGIFIVLFFVVFAIVGPYLTPFDNLGYYPVKFGNKIAPKPSLPALKPGEIGEIYTPDGVVKVKHYLGTDSFGRDIFAQLVYGLRSSLFIGLFAGGLATIIGLLMGFIAGYKGGWIDELLMMITNIMLVIPTMALLIIIAAYLPYRGVGIESVIIGLTAWPWTARAVRAQTLSLKRREFVDLAKLAGLSDFKIIFEEIMPNMISYIFMVFILQFGGAILAAVGLDFIGLGPTRGMSLGIMLQQAVLWNAINLGYWWWAIPPGLVIAILITGLYLINTGLDEVFNPRLRRE